TCAACCTTTACATCAGCACGGGCATACTGCGCCAGAGCTTTGTCGCAGCGATGGCTAGCATGTCGATTTTCTCATTTACTGCTCTATCAGCGCAGCTTTGATCTCTGGACATTATAAGTTGCAATGGAAGAAAGCTATTTTTTCATTATTGCTAGTAATTTTTGTCCTGGTCGTCCTTCTTGCAGGACTAAATTCTGGCTTTGCCCACTTCCTTGCAAACACCTATCACGGAAGCGATACAATATCCAGCATTGAGCTTCCCAGAAACGCCCAGGGAGTGAGACAGGATGAAATGGTTAGCACTAAGGTCTATCTCAGCTGGAATGATTCTCTACTTGCTGCCTCAGACAACCAGTCTCAAGGAGATACCATACAGAACATAAAAAATAGAGGAGCTCTGCGAGTGGGGTACAATCTGGGATTTCTTTGATCAGGATAAAGCAGATGTTCTTTTTATAACCGCCGAAGAGGGCTATACTATGACTCTAGTACATCCCTTCTACGACGTAGCTATATTTGAGCCCAATGGTTCCTATAAGGTGCTGTACGCTTATCCCGTGTCAAAGAACAGTAGTGGAAATTTCCTCCTGCTTTTAAATTACTGGATAAAGATGGAAAGGGATTATGGGGAACTTGACAGAAAATATAACTACTGGATACTGAGAAAGAACCCAGAAGAGAGTGAACCTCGATGGTCCGTGGTAAGAAATGTTCTTTACTGGGTCAATTGATGTCAGTAAAAAAACTAATTAATGCATAATAGAATCATTGATTGTGGTTGCACATTTCTTTTTCTCTCACTCTTTCTTATCCCAATCATTTTTGATGTTTTTATCCTGGCTGTTTTTTAGATCACAGAGCAGCTATTTTAGATCCATTAGCAGCTAAACTCCATAATCCCTACCTTTAACCTCCAACCACTTCCTGCTGTTGCTGCTGTAAACTTGTCAGCTAAAAACGCCTAACCTATAACGCATGAATCAAGACTCTAATTTAAAATTCTCGAAATCTATATAAAGTAGCAGAATAAAATAAATTAAGGAGTTATACATGCCATTAATAACATGGACAGATTCATTCAGCGTGAAAGTGGTAGAAATCGATACCCAGCACAAAAAGCTCGTAGAGATCATAAACAGGCTATACGACGCAATGAAAGTAGGAAAAAGTAAAGATGTGATGGGAGAAATACTAAACAATCTGATATCATACACAGCAACCCACTTTAAAACAGAAGAAAAGTACTTTGATTTATACAGCTACCCTGAAAAAGAAACTCACAAAGCCGAACATGAAAAATTCGTCGAAACAGTGACAAAATTCAAGGAAAACTTTGACTCAGGAAATGCAATAATATCAATAGAAGTCATGAATTTTCTGAAAGACTGGCTGACAAACCACATCAACGGAACAGACAAGAAATATACGAAATGCTTCAACGACCATGGCCTAAAATAATCCCAAATCATTCCTATTGATTACAGGTTAAATGTTTCATTCCTTCTTCTCTTACTCTTTTTATTTTCAATCCTTTGAGTTCTCAATTAAATAATTTCCACTGCCTGAATTGTCATAAGCCCTTTTC
The genomic region above belongs to Methanosarcina horonobensis HB-1 = JCM 15518 and contains:
- a CDS encoding bacteriohemerythrin, which codes for MPLITWTDSFSVKVVEIDTQHKKLVEIINRLYDAMKVGKSKDVMGEILNNLISYTATHFKTEEKYFDLYSYPEKETHKAEHEKFVETVTKFKENFDSGNAIISIEVMNFLKDWLTNHINGTDKKYTKCFNDHGLK